AAATTGATTACGCATGCTGCGCAATTACTGCCAGAGTCTGAAAGACCTAAGGAGCTTTCCTCGCGTTCACAAGTGGCCCGCTTGATTGAGACAGGTTGTGTCACTTTGCGGGGAAAAATCCAGGATAAGCCAGGCTTACTGATTGAAGGTCAGGAACGTGTGCAAATTAGCGTTGAAGTTAAAAGCCTTGATGCTTTGGCTCCCGATCCCAATATCCCGCTAGAAGTCATCTATGCTGACGAGGATCTGGCTGTGATTAATAAGCAAGCTGGATTAGTAGTGCATACTGGCGCTGGTGTTAAGTCGAGTACACTTGTGAACGCATTAATTTCTCATTTCGGTGAGAGCATTAAGCGTGTTGGCAGCGATCTGCGGCCGGGTATTGTTCACAGACTCGATAAAGATACTTCAGGTTTGATGGTCGTTGCCCTCAATCAAACTAGTTATCAAAATTTAATCAAGCAGTTTTCCAGTCGATCAATTTCTCGAACGTACTATGCCTTGGTGGAGACTTTACCAAGAACAGGACCTGAAATCGATGCGCCAATTGGACGCGATCAAAAGAATCGCGTGAAAATGGCGGTTGCAAGACAAGGCGGAAAGTCGGCAGTGTCACTCTGGAAGGTTGAGGAGGAACTTAAGCACGGCTATCTCTTGGAGGTTAAAATTCTATCAGGGAGAACACATCAAATTCGTGTACACTTAAAGCATGTCGGAGCTCCGATAGTTGGGGACCAGACTTATGGAAGTCTCTCGGGGATGAGAGCACCTAAGCCGATTAAGGATGCTGTTAAGGCCTTTGGTCGGCAGGCTTTACATGCGGCTGCACTGGAATTGATTCATCCGCGCAGTGGTGAAAAGTGCGCTTGGAAGATACATTTGCCCGCAGACATGGAATTTTTGGTTAATCTTTTTCGCGAAGGCATAAGCTAGAAGTGTTACTCTGTTTTGATTTTGATGGCGTGATTGTAGATTCGCTGCGAGATAATCTGGACTTAATCAATGAGTCGCAGCGCCGTCTCAAGCAAGGCCGCGCAGTCAGGCGTGAAGATCTTGCGACTTTATCCAGCATGACATTTCAAGCCGTAGGGCAGTTGATTGGAATTGAGCGAGAAAAAATCGAAGAATTTACGCGAGTCATTTATGACCTACAAAAAGAGACCGATCATCAAGCAGGGTGTTTTTATGGCGTGCGCGAAGTCCTGCAGGAGCTTTCTCAAAAAAACACTTTGGTTATCGTTTCAGCAAGTGAGAGTGAGTCGATCTGGGAATTTTTAAGACGTGAAAAGTTAAATAATTTTATTACTGAAGCTTTAGGTGGAGAGTCTTACACTTCAAAAGCTGAACGCATTAGACAGGCATTGCAAATTTTTCAAATTGCTGCCAACGAAACGTATATGATTGGTGATTCACGTAGCGATATTCGAGAAGGTAAAACTGCCGGGGTAAGAACTATTGGTGCAGCATGGGGATATCAAGCCGCTGAAGTGCTAAGACTTGAAGCACCAGACTACATTGCCGCAAGCCCGCGAGATTTATTGGAATTTCTACATGAATCAACTAAGGTATTCTAAGATATTTTCTGCGGGCGGGTGGATAGTAGAGCCGTGGTTAGCTGAAGGCATTCACCATGGTTTTTTGGATAAAAGCTATGATTTAAGTCGACCTAGATGGGAGTGGGAGGTGTTAGACTACCCACAGGAATTTAAGAATCTTCAGCTACTTAAGCAAATTCACTCAAGCCTAGTGTTTTGCTGCGAAAGTAACCCCGTACCTGAAAATTCGGCTGGAAATTCTGAGCCAGGGGCAATGCCGGAAGGGGACGGCTGGTACGGCCTTCACCCTAGCCCAACTAAGCAAATTCTCATGGGTATTAAAACCGCTGACTGCATCCCAGTGCTACTCATTGATCAATCTCGCAAATACAGAGCCGCACTCCACTGCGGATGGCGGTCTGCAGCACAACAAATTCTCACAAAAACTCTTAAGATCTTTAAACAACAGAATATTCTTCCAGCTACAATTGAAATCGCTCTCGGACCCGGCGCTCAAGCTTGCTGCTATGAAGTCGGAGAAGAAGTTTTTCAGGAATTTTCTCTATCGGCACATGCACTTGGCTTTGATCTGCACAGTCAAAAAATTCGTGTCGACACAGTAAATCAAAGCTATCTGAGCGTTTCGAATTTCTTAATCGCAGAAGCGCAAGCATTTGGAATTAAAGCAACAAATATTTACAACACAAATGTCTGCACAATTTGCGACCAAAGACTTTTTTCATTCCGGCGTGAAGCAGATGCATCAGGTCGACAACTTTCCTTCATAACAAATTTTTGAAGACTTCAATTTGACTTTCGTCAAAGCCAAGGTCGATAATATTATACCTGTATCATTTCTAGCTGGAGGAGACCTGATGGAAAATACTGATCGAGAACTTCTACTTAACCTTACTAACTCCAATTACACTCTAAGACGCCTCTACCACGAACATCTTGAACTAGAACATAAGCTTGAATCACTACGTAGCAGCACCGCCGCACTTCTAAATGCAAGTGCAGAAGAAAAAGCTTTAAAGTGGCGCAAACTCCGCGGCATGGATAGAATCATGTCGATTCTCAAGGAACATAAAGCGGCATCACGCAATTAATTGCGCGCTAAAACGCACAGATTTAGACCAGTTTGACTCAATCTACTGATCCAGAATGAGTATTCGTTGAAATTTATTGGAAACAGCATCGATCAATCTGACGATATATAGATATGGGAAATAATTGAGGAACTTGTTTTCCTCAAGGACCTCCGAGTGCTGTTTTTAAGTAGGTTTTAACTTGATCGTTCTAATGCTCTTTAATTTCTATCGTGGCTTTGCGCTGTGCATTTTTGTCTATGCAACATTTTTCAATGCGCTTGCTGCGCAGGCTGAGCAGGAACTGATACCTGTTGTTCCAAGACAGGCAAAGGATTTCGAAAAATTTCTCGGAATTAATTTAATCCTTACCAATAACGATTACGGATTCGCTGAGGAATCGTCGATTTTCGATGAAATTGTGCTACCACGCATGCGCGAGCTGGGTATTAAAAACGTTCGGGATGCAACAGCCTGGGGAAATTATACGCTCTATCGCCATTCTCAGAAACTAAATGCATTAGAAGATTTAGGCATATCGTTTTACTTAAGCACGCTACCTGAGCGCGCGAGCATGAGTCTGGCTGATGTAGCGGAGGAAGTTGAGAAAATAAACTGTCTAAAAAACGGTTGCACAAGGTATATTTATAATTTAGAACCAGTAGATTCAATTCTTGGTCTGATTGGTCCTAATGAAACCGATCATGTAGCTAGTTTCTTGCGCCACTGTGAGAATACCAACCAAGAAATTCCTGAGGGCTTGGACTGGTACCAACGGGTAAATT
The window above is part of the bacterium genome. Proteins encoded here:
- a CDS encoding RluA family pseudouridine synthase; this translates as MTHRVKHEFLLHAGREGDRLDKLITHAAQLLPESERPKELSSRSQVARLIETGCVTLRGKIQDKPGLLIEGQERVQISVEVKSLDALAPDPNIPLEVIYADEDLAVINKQAGLVVHTGAGVKSSTLVNALISHFGESIKRVGSDLRPGIVHRLDKDTSGLMVVALNQTSYQNLIKQFSSRSISRTYYALVETLPRTGPEIDAPIGRDQKNRVKMAVARQGGKSAVSLWKVEEELKHGYLLEVKILSGRTHQIRVHLKHVGAPIVGDQTYGSLSGMRAPKPIKDAVKAFGRQALHAAALELIHPRSGEKCAWKIHLPADMEFLVNLFREGIS
- a CDS encoding HAD family hydrolase, with translation MLLCFDFDGVIVDSLRDNLDLINESQRRLKQGRAVRREDLATLSSMTFQAVGQLIGIEREKIEEFTRVIYDLQKETDHQAGCFYGVREVLQELSQKNTLVIVSASESESIWEFLRREKLNNFITEALGGESYTSKAERIRQALQIFQIAANETYMIGDSRSDIREGKTAGVRTIGAAWGYQAAEVLRLEAPDYIAASPRDLLEFLHESTKVF
- a CDS encoding polyphenol oxidase family protein encodes the protein MNQLRYSKIFSAGGWIVEPWLAEGIHHGFLDKSYDLSRPRWEWEVLDYPQEFKNLQLLKQIHSSLVFCCESNPVPENSAGNSEPGAMPEGDGWYGLHPSPTKQILMGIKTADCIPVLLIDQSRKYRAALHCGWRSAAQQILTKTLKIFKQQNILPATIEIALGPGAQACCYEVGEEVFQEFSLSAHALGFDLHSQKIRVDTVNQSYLSVSNFLIAEAQAFGIKATNIYNTNVCTICDQRLFSFRREADASGRQLSFITNF